One Alicyclobacillus vulcanalis genomic region harbors:
- a CDS encoding flavin reductase family protein, translated as MDEQAKKTALRHITYGLYVIGTKIGEDDVNAFTGNWVTQASFQPPLVAIGVKKGTTSCDGILQSRVFSVNVLESGQKDLAFKFFKPIKRVGNKFEDVEFYTSTTGSPILRDALSWFECRVTDVVDRGDHVLVVGEVVDAGVHREGKPLTLAETGLFYGG; from the coding sequence ATGGACGAGCAAGCGAAGAAGACGGCGCTGAGGCACATCACGTACGGGCTGTACGTCATTGGCACGAAAATCGGGGAGGACGACGTCAACGCGTTCACGGGCAACTGGGTGACGCAGGCGTCCTTTCAGCCTCCGCTGGTCGCCATTGGCGTCAAGAAAGGGACGACGTCGTGCGACGGCATTTTGCAAAGCCGCGTGTTCTCTGTGAACGTGCTGGAGAGCGGGCAGAAGGACCTCGCGTTCAAGTTCTTCAAGCCCATTAAGCGCGTCGGGAACAAGTTCGAGGACGTTGAATTCTACACGTCCACGACGGGCAGCCCCATCCTGCGCGACGCCCTGTCCTGGTTCGAGTGCCGAGTGACCGACGTGGTCGACCGGGGCGATCACGTCCTCGTCGTCGGCGAGGTCGTGGACGCGGGCGTGCACCGCGAAGGTAAACCACTCACGCTCGCCGAGACGGGGCTGTTCTACGGGGGCTGA
- a CDS encoding glutamine synthetase family protein has protein sequence MSGLDSLLALVKAEQISVLHLQFVDLMGSVKSVAVPANRLADVLDQGLGFDGSAIEGFAREEEADMRLAPDLSTARLWRASSGFRELRLICESTLPDGLPFAGDPRRILARSVDRALASGAPQLMISAELEFFLLPQGFVAETPDPGDPAGYFDEFPSHRHERCLEAMAGGLADAGVGVTQIHHEAAPNQYEVDLAPLPPVAAADAIVTAKLIIRREAGLHGFTASFMPKPFNRHPGSGLHLAFKSADPNRESSMWSSFAAGILAHAPGLCALANPTVNSYKRLGGSEAPGFAVWSDRHPAPYLRRMEGIWEWRAPDASAHPYLALACAIAAGVDGLEQRLDLPPRLDDLPERWSAEQRFLRHVAELPASLRDALEALEQDDCLQAALGDHALRHYLEAKKLEWKAYAQTVHAWEREMYLTL, from the coding sequence ATGTCAGGCTTGGACTCGCTCCTCGCCCTTGTGAAGGCCGAGCAGATCTCCGTCCTTCACCTCCAGTTTGTCGACCTGATGGGCTCCGTGAAGTCCGTCGCCGTTCCCGCCAACCGATTGGCCGACGTGCTCGATCAGGGGCTCGGTTTCGACGGATCGGCCATCGAGGGCTTCGCCCGCGAGGAGGAGGCCGACATGCGCCTCGCACCCGATCTCTCGACGGCGCGGTTGTGGCGGGCGTCGAGCGGATTTCGCGAGCTCAGGCTCATCTGCGAATCCACCCTGCCCGATGGCCTGCCGTTTGCCGGGGACCCGCGCCGCATTTTGGCGCGCAGCGTCGACCGTGCGCTGGCCAGCGGAGCGCCGCAACTCATGATCTCGGCGGAACTCGAGTTTTTTCTCCTCCCTCAGGGCTTTGTGGCTGAAACGCCGGACCCGGGCGATCCCGCCGGGTACTTCGACGAGTTCCCGTCGCACCGCCACGAGCGCTGCCTGGAGGCGATGGCCGGCGGACTCGCGGACGCAGGCGTGGGTGTGACGCAAATCCACCATGAGGCAGCGCCCAACCAGTACGAGGTGGATCTCGCCCCGCTGCCGCCCGTGGCCGCCGCGGACGCGATAGTCACCGCGAAGCTCATCATCCGCCGCGAGGCGGGATTGCACGGCTTCACGGCGTCGTTCATGCCCAAGCCATTCAACCGCCATCCCGGTTCCGGTCTGCACCTCGCGTTCAAGTCGGCAGATCCAAACAGAGAATCCAGCATGTGGTCGTCGTTCGCGGCCGGCATTCTTGCGCACGCACCCGGCCTGTGCGCCCTTGCCAACCCCACCGTCAACAGCTACAAACGCCTCGGCGGGAGCGAAGCACCGGGTTTCGCCGTATGGTCGGATCGCCATCCCGCGCCGTATTTGCGCCGCATGGAGGGCATCTGGGAATGGAGGGCTCCGGACGCCTCGGCCCATCCGTACCTCGCGCTCGCCTGCGCAATCGCGGCAGGGGTGGATGGCCTCGAGCAACGCCTGGATCTCCCGCCGCGTCTCGACGACCTGCCGGAGAGGTGGTCTGCCGAACAGCGATTTCTCCGCCACGTCGCAGAGCTCCCCGCGTCCTTGCGCGACGCTCTGGAAGCGCTGGAACAAGACGATTGCCTCCAGGCGGCGCTCGGCGATCACGCCCTTCGCCACTACCTGGAGGCCAAAAAGCTCGAATGGAAGGCTTACGCGCAAACCGTCCACGCTTGGGAGCGCGAGATGTATCTCACGCTTTAG
- a CDS encoding putative nucleotidyltransferase substrate binding domain-containing protein: MAVDVPACVTEAGEIRERGRQLQRAWCESLLADESPPSDSAWFQRWFTAFQTQRRALVVAGWTEVVSPDLRRRARLIALGSLARAEDLPQSDLDFALVTEAHVPLADAAPEIERFVRFMGPMGFSPCMGHVMGSNPRWFGSSGAWLERIRSYAAFPDWAHARYLYMTVDALPLEDAPEWAPVAAAVREILAGSPFLKWQMAHLGIRGTVGVRALGGVRWQARGRERVFAVKERFLAPLIHALRLLSLHHGVEELESVKRASALARMGALGHLDEDRLLRALWFGLRLRARRHAECWLKGQREDVDLVFRSALSPAWQEALEEHLRTVHALERLVCHAFSRPRGSR, from the coding sequence ATGGCCGTGGACGTGCCGGCGTGTGTGACGGAGGCGGGCGAGATTCGGGAGCGCGGGCGCCAGCTGCAGCGCGCTTGGTGCGAGTCGCTGCTCGCGGATGAGAGTCCGCCGAGCGATTCCGCCTGGTTTCAGCGCTGGTTCACCGCGTTTCAAACCCAGCGCAGGGCGCTTGTCGTGGCGGGCTGGACCGAGGTGGTCTCCCCCGACCTTCGGCGACGAGCCCGGCTGATTGCGCTCGGATCCCTCGCCAGGGCGGAGGACTTGCCCCAGAGCGATCTCGACTTCGCGCTCGTCACGGAGGCTCACGTTCCTTTGGCCGACGCGGCGCCGGAGATCGAGCGATTCGTCCGCTTTATGGGGCCGATGGGCTTTTCGCCTTGCATGGGCCACGTGATGGGATCCAATCCCCGCTGGTTTGGCTCGTCGGGCGCGTGGTTGGAGCGAATTCGGTCGTACGCCGCCTTTCCCGACTGGGCCCATGCGCGCTACCTCTACATGACGGTGGACGCTTTGCCTCTCGAAGACGCGCCGGAGTGGGCGCCCGTTGCGGCGGCGGTGCGCGAGATTCTGGCCGGATCGCCCTTTTTGAAGTGGCAGATGGCGCACCTTGGCATTCGCGGCACCGTGGGCGTGCGCGCGCTGGGCGGGGTTCGTTGGCAAGCGCGCGGCAGGGAGCGCGTGTTTGCGGTGAAGGAGCGGTTTCTCGCGCCGCTCATTCACGCCCTGCGCTTGCTCAGCCTGCACCACGGTGTGGAAGAACTCGAGTCGGTGAAGCGCGCATCGGCACTCGCGCGGATGGGAGCGCTCGGGCATCTCGACGAGGACCGCCTGCTGCGCGCGCTCTGGTTTGGCCTGAGGCTTCGAGCGCGCCGCCACGCCGAATGTTGGCTCAAGGGCCAGCGCGAGGACGTGGACCTGGTTTTTCGCTCCGCGCTCTCTCCCGCGTGGCAGGAGGCGCTTGAGGAACACCTGCGCACCGTGCACGCGCTCGAGCGCCTGGTGTGCCACGCGTTTTCGAGGCCGAGGGGATCGCGATGA
- a CDS encoding exonuclease domain-containing protein, with protein sequence MRRFFSLRREADVGPADAPVWERPLDEAPYFVVDLETSGFSPARDIILSLACATFSGAGAEPDDTYYAVVRQDDVSQVPAQVWALTGLSPRDVREGAPLEAVLRRCLELGAGRVWIAHHVRHDLGFLQRAADAMWRLRLRPLSIDTAVVGQVLARAPRPLSLDEACAWLGIPVAGRHQADADVRLTSAVWRAEMALCRRLGLQTVKDVIDWVSARAMG encoded by the coding sequence ATGAGGCGGTTTTTCTCCCTTCGCAGAGAGGCGGACGTCGGCCCTGCGGATGCGCCGGTGTGGGAGCGTCCCCTCGACGAGGCGCCGTACTTCGTCGTGGATCTTGAGACTTCTGGCTTCTCTCCCGCGCGCGACATCATCCTGTCCCTGGCGTGTGCGACCTTCTCGGGGGCGGGCGCTGAACCGGACGACACCTATTACGCCGTGGTGCGCCAGGACGACGTCTCCCAGGTGCCTGCCCAGGTCTGGGCGTTGACCGGCCTCTCGCCTCGCGACGTGCGCGAAGGCGCGCCCCTTGAAGCCGTCTTGCGGCGATGCCTCGAACTCGGAGCCGGCCGCGTCTGGATTGCGCACCACGTCCGGCACGATCTCGGCTTTCTCCAGCGCGCCGCGGACGCGATGTGGCGGCTTCGGCTCCGGCCGCTCTCCATCGATACGGCGGTCGTCGGTCAGGTTCTGGCGCGCGCCCCGCGCCCCCTGTCGCTGGATGAGGCGTGCGCGTGGCTCGGGATCCCGGTCGCCGGGCGACACCAGGCCGACGCCGACGTGCGCCTGACGTCGGCGGTTTGGCGGGCGGAGATGGCGTTGTGCAGGCGGCTCGGATTGCAGACGGTCAAGGACGTGATCGACTGGGTGAGTGCTCGCGCCATGGGGTGA